Proteins encoded together in one Venturia canescens isolate UGA chromosome 10, ASM1945775v1, whole genome shotgun sequence window:
- the LOC122416708 gene encoding putative fatty acyl-CoA reductase CG5065: MGSKNDDSPIGIPAFYAGRSVLVTGATGFMGKVLIEKLLRSCPDVREIFLLLRPKKNMPIDDRLRKMLSLPLFDKIRDERPGSFEKLIPVIGDVTKESLGLPMVERNVLINRVSIVFHVAASVRFDDSLKAAVFLNTRSTRDICNLATQMTQLVALVHVSTTYSQADKSHVEEKIYTSDVDWKRTIKIAENVDEHVLETLTPKFLGPFPNTYTFTKRLAEQVISDYSAVIPTVVFRPSIVISTLAEPMKGWLDNFNGPVGMMVGGGKGVLRVLYCDAKTKADFIPVDIAIKAMITACWKRGITTITKDPSVHVYNCSSADTKNITLQELINMGLKYNEQIPLEGCLWKPSTIRTNEKIVYYILMLFLHLLPAIFIDGLLKMSGRKPTLVKLQRKVYIANSALKYFLMHEWYFENKGLQNLLTKVLPTDYETFGYDYATFDIYTYFKHCLIGAKTYLLQEDMKNLPQAKQHFRRMWWIDAGFKVWIGSIAVWFFIKALMRTI, encoded by the exons ATGGGTTCGAAGAACGATGATTCTCCGATCGGCATTCCTGCTTTTTACGCAGGCAGGAGTGTTCTTGTGACTGGTGCAACGGGATTCATGGGCAAAGTATtgatcgaaaaattgttaagatCGTGTCCGGATgttcgagaaatttttttgcttctacgaccaaaaaaaaatatgccgATTGATGACCGACTTCGAAAAATGCTTTCACTACCA CTTTTCGACAAAATCAGAGACGAGCGACCAGGatctttcgaaaaactcataCCAGTAATTGGTGACGTCACCAAGGAAAGTCTTGGCCTGCCAATGGTAGAAAGAAACGTCTTAATCAACCGAGTGTCTATAGTATTCCACGTCGCTGCCAGTGTTAGATTCGACGACAGTCTCAAAGCAGCAGTCTTTCTCAACACAAGATCCACCAGAGACATTTGCAATCTTGCCACACAAATGACGCAACTAGTG GCTTTGGTTCACGTGAGCACAACCTATAGTCAGGCAGACAAGTCCCACGTCGAAGAGAAGATATATACGAGTGATGTGGATTGGAAGAGGACGATCAAAATTGCTGAGAATGTGGATGAACATGTTTTGGAAACTTTAACGCCCAA GTTTTTAGGACCTTTTCCGAACACATACACATTCACCAAAAGATTGGCCGAACAAGTCATCAGCGATTACTCTGCAGTCATTCCGACCGTTGTGTTCAGACCATCAATAG TGATATCTACCCTCGCTGAACCCATGAAAGGATGGCTGGACAATTTCAATGGACCCGTAGGGATGATGGTAGGAGGTGGAAAAGGTGTACTTCGTGTGCTGTATTGCGATGCTAAAACCAAAGCAGATTTCATACCCGTCGACATAGCTATAAAAGCGATGATAACTGCTTGTTGGAAAAGAGGGATCACCAC GATTACAAAAGACCCTTCCGTTCACGTTTATAACTGTTCATCCGCGGATACAAAGAATATTACTTTGCAAGAACTCATCAATATGGGTCTCAAGTACAACGAACAAATCCCCCTCGAGGGATGTCTTTGGAAACCATCCACGATCAGAACGAACGAGAAAATTGTCTATTATATTCTCATGTTATTTCTCCATTTGCTTCCGGCCATATTCATCGAtggattattgaaaatgaGTGGTCGAAAGCCTAC GCTAGTGAAACTACAGCGCAAAGTCTACATAGCCAACAGTGCCTTAAAATATTTCTTGATGCACGAATGGTACTTTGAGAACAAAGGATTGCAGAACCTTCTTACAAAAGTTTTGCCAACTGATTATGAAACTTTCGGTTATGATTACGCTACTTTCGATATATATACCTACTTCAA ACACTGTTTAATTGGAGCAAAAACTTATCTCCTTCAGGAAGATATGAAAAACCTCCCACAGGCCAAGCAGCATTTCAGAag